One genomic segment of Komagataella phaffii GS115 chromosome 4, complete sequence includes these proteins:
- a CDS encoding TFIIF (Transcription Factor II) largest subunit has product MSASGNGKLQPDTKIKQEAAVSEVTLKSCTREEIEDVRYHILKFQSQSKVNFNKFTQPVRLHRKDPTNLQFQLTRKEIDERRASKKADKLANEESLADSNKGTGSSEQHGADMSVVAPDGGARLVRRANFFRKKTKQVRMVDDQKRKIRYEEYYPWVLEDYDGENTFVGNYEAGNPDTYVLLVFDNDGFKMIPAEKVYKFTPRNKYATLTLEEAEAKMEKNSKVPRWLMKHMKEDNAAVSNDIRFQRMRTVVGGNKSSKNVEDDDLDFDEEFADDEEAPIMDGNEQENKESEKRMRLEMSRANNVGDLLAEDNDNDLDDLFESRKVNQEGKKLKKVLVKQEKNDIYESDDEENPYLSKSESEEEEEQQEPDVKKEGTEGFPSIKTSTASPLGRKSLSPSLGPKIRVASYKQGYITLKAARSVLKEFPEGEWNPYIVKREIGYDGEIEENSPSKRVKLENSSDSEYGIITEKDVVDIIMEKPLKLKDLISTLKHKIHKHPDNKERLKNYVKKLCRFDQGLLYLKDSV; this is encoded by the coding sequence ATGTCGGCTTCAGGGAATGGAAAGCTTCAGCCTGATaccaaaatcaaacaagAAGCTGCAGTTAGCGAGGTAACTCTCAAAAGCTGTACCCGAGAAGAGATCGAGGATGTCAGATATCACATTCTCAAGTTCCAATCCCAATCAAAAGTAAACTTCAACAAGTTTACTCAACCTGTTCGTCTGCACAGAAAAGATCCTACTAACCTGCAGTTTCAATTAACGAGGAAAGAAATAGACGAGCGTAGAGCTAGCAAGAAGGCAGATAAATTGGCGAATGAGGAATCATTGGCTGACAGCAATAAAGGAACTGGTTCCAGCGAACAACATGGAGCCGACATGTCTGTCGTAGCCCCGGATGGAGGTGCAAGGCTTGTCAGAAGAGccaatttcttcagaaaaAAGACAAAACAGGTAAGAATGGTGGATGACCAAAAGCGTAAGATTAGGTATGAAGAGTATTATCCTTGGGTATTAGAAGATTATGATGGAGAGAACACATTTGTAGGAAACTATGAAGCGGGAAATCCTGACACGTATGTACTTCTTGTCTTTGACAATGATGGCTTCAAAATGATTCCAGCGGAGAAAGTCTACAAGTTCACCCCAAGAAACAAATATGCCACTttgactttggaagaagccGAAGcaaaaatggagaaaaatTCCAAAGTGCCGCGTTGGTTAATGAAACACATGAAGGAAGACAATGCAGCTGTTTCGAATGATATTCGATTTCAGAGAATGAGAACTGTAGTTGGAGGAAACAAATCTTCCAAGaatgttgaagatgatgatctggATTTCGACGAAGAATTTGCAGATGATGAGGAGGCTCCTATTATGGACGGTAATGAGCAGGAGAATAAGGAAAGTGAGAAGCGAATGAGACTGGAGATGTCAAGAGCTAATAATGTTGGAGATCTTCTGGCTGAAGATAATGATAATGATCTGGATGATCTGTTCGAGTCACGAAAGGTTAACCAAGAAGGTAAAAAGCtcaagaaagttttggttAAACAGGAAAAGAACGATATTTATGAATCCGATGATGAGGAAAACCCTTACCTTTCTAAGTCAgaatctgaagaggaagaagaacaacaaGAACCTGACgtgaaaaaagaaggaacGGAGGGATTTCCATCGATCAAGACTAGTACTGCCTCACCGCTTGGTAGAAAATCATTGTCTCCATCACTGGGTCCGAAGATCAGAGTTGCATCTTATAAGCAAGGTTACATTACTCTAAAGGCAGCACGCTCCGTTCTGAAAGAATTTCCTGAAGGAGAGTGGAACCCGTATATAGTCAAGCGTGAAATTGGATACGATGgggaaattgaagagaactCTCCTTCGAAGAGAGtcaaattggaaaattcAAGCGATTCGGAGTACGGTATTATCACAGAAAAGGACGTAGTCGATATTATTATGGAGAAACCtttaaagttgaaagatctcATCAGTACACTAAAACACAAGATTCACAAGCATCCCGATAATAAGGAAAGACTCAAGAACTATGTAAAGAAGCTTTGCAGATTCGATCAAGGTCTGCTGTACCTAAAGGACAGTGTATGA